A region of the Callithrix jacchus isolate 240 chromosome 5, calJac240_pri, whole genome shotgun sequence genome:
AGCTCTATTCACAAAGGGGTCAAATTAGAACCACTCAACACTAAAATACCTTCTCAAACAACCACAATCACCCTATGGTTACAGATTACATGAATCAGGTCATAATAAACAGAACAAACCTAAAACTTGttattcactttaaaatacaattaaaatctgTGGTCAACCCAACTCTTTAGAAGATGCAGAGAGGCTGATTACAATGTAGCATTATTAGAGATGGAAGAGTAGCCTTAGTGACAGTGAAGATAAAAGTTTAGTACAGTTACTTCACTTTCTTCTCACCTTGATGTAAGTTGACAAGTGAACTAAGGTCTCATTTTCTAACTTTCAGAATTTTCCTCAACAGGAAACACTCACCTAACAAAGAGTGCTCTGCAGGTTTAACCAGAGAAATAACGTGTGtaggcaggaagaaagaaaatcagacaaAAACTTAACATCTCACGTTGGTAAAGCACCAAAGTCAAATACGAATGTTCTGAATATGGCTTTCAAAAACAATGCAAGGAAACTTCTAGAATACTTCACTTCAGTAGATTCATAGAGATGGAAAGATCGAAAATTCCACCCTATCGCAAAGGCTCTAATAATTCTTAACAGATCATTCTTTTAACTGTTCACTATCACAGACACTTCCATATGCTCAAATGAGGTGGTCATCAGTGACAGCCATCTTCACCATAATAAAGACATTAAGAACCTTTGTAACCTTTAATGTTTCCCTCCAAGTTGTTCAAGAAACAAAAAGTCAACCACCTCAAATTATGAGGTACTAACAAATACACCAAATATGCTAAAGATCAAAGGAACCGCACACTTAGTTGCATAAACCTAGTGGAAATCCAATTCAGAATTTCATGACTGAGGGTAGTTATTCcacatttataatacattttttaaattcccaaGGGATGAGAATTTTTACCTTGCCTTATTTTTAGAACTACACATCACACTGCACGTATCACATGACATGATGTAACTGTTAGCAAAGAAAATGGTCCAAACCATTGACAATGTGCATGGTAAGAGGATCAATGCATACTCAAGAATAACATtccatatttacttttaaaaaaatacgttTAATTcacaacagattttttaaaattggaaaaacgTCTAGTAAACTATgtagaaaaatcagaaatgtactctgtattttataaaataggaatTTGCTCAAATATGCGGAAAACTgatatgaagaaacagaaaaataacatacTTCTAAAACTACAGGAAAGTAAAAATGTCTAAAAAAACCGAAATGCTAACGAAACACACTTAGCATTAGGCAGAAAACAATTACTACTCAAAAGTATTCACTGTTGatagaaggttaaaaaaaaaaaacagttttaactGACAACGCCTGTAGACAATTGAAATTTTCTAAATTGGTCAGACAGTATGCTAGAAAAGGAACCAAGTACAGCCTATAGAAAAGGGGGAAGGGAAAACACACCCACTTGAGCCTTTGTAAATAATGGTCCTTTAAATGAcccaaaaaacagagaaaatagaaattacagACCATCCTgacaaatggaaaacatattCTAACGTACTAGTTTCCATACTTGAAAGGACTTTGAAGACGAAGTTCAGTAGCAATCTGTAACTATATCATGATTATGCAAGGCAAAGATTATGTAATTTTATCGTTTATTTTAAAACGTTCTCCGACTCTAAAACTAAAACACTAAAACATTTTGATCTCTCCAAAGGGGAGAGGAAAGGTTCCTCTGGGctgcaatttaaaatataaacacacaccccaaaacaaacaaaaaaacacaatgatTGCTAACCACGTGACAAAGGAGATGGCAACACCAGGATTGTGAATGGAGGGGAGGGAGGCGAGGCTGGAGGACTAGAGAGATTTCTCGGAACTTTGGGGACCGCGGGAGTCTGTCTCTCGACCCTAGAGGCACTAAACTCCAGCCCCTACGAGTTGTGCTAACACCCTCAAGTACAGTTTTATTAATAGGTCACCAAAAATGCTCCAGTGACCTCCAGGATAAAGGGGGGGGGGAtcgaggaagaggaaagagagcaATTTAAAGTGGCGCCATCATGTCACCCCTTCTCCCCTAAGGCAATCAATAAGCAATAGTTAAGTAACATGTTTCTCTTCAAATCCACATTGGGATACCAACATTGGAAAACAAGAGGATTTTTAAGTAAAACAAGCGAGTAGGGCTGTTTATCGTATGGAAAATATTAAACTATTTGCTAAGAATCAAAAGACGGTCAGCCGGAAAACAGGCCCCCCAAAAGGCAGTAAGAGTCCAACTCacttaaaagcaaataaatgccTCTTCCTCTTtagttaaaacacacacaaaaaaaaaacaaaaaaaaacccacgtCGGCCTGAGGGAGGCTACATCTGAAAACGTAAGTGACCTGAATTTAcaggcaacaaaaataataaatgaaacaatcAGAGTTGTGATACAAACCATGCAACGCGCAAGATATGTGTTTCGAGGAGAGAAAGGCCTTCTGCAGTCAAGAGAAGTTCAAGGCGAGAGCCAGAGTTTGTTTGGGGGGTTCTTTTACGGGAATAAATCATGTTCTCCAGGCCGCCTTTTTAAATAGAACGCCAAAGGAAAAGCTGGCGAACGAGGCGGCAGCTGCTGGGGAAGGGCCCCCGCACACCCCCGCCCTTGGGGCGACTCCCAGCCCGGACCCGCAGCGGGGAAGCCCGGAGAGGCCATTTAAAGTTCCGGGGGTTTTTTCTCCCCTGCCCTGCCTTTCTAGTTACAActaacaaagagagagagaaatgggagccacagggagagagaggagaaggagaaagggcagcgggaggaggagaggagcagcagcagcacctaCCACGTGATGGAAGAGCGTAGCCCGGGCGGATTCAGCCCCACAAAATGGGCGCAGTTTGCAAACAGCCCCCCGGCCTGGGCGCCGAGGGCCAGCAACGGGCGGGGGCGCGCGGCTGCGGCTTCGGCCCGGGCCCGCCGCTCTCCTCCCCCCCGGCGCCCGGAGCCGCCCTGACTTTCCGGGCGGGGGGGCGAGgcggagggggaggggaaggcggCGGCGGGGAGAGgctgctttttcttctctttcggGCCCTTTCTCGGCCTTCCTCCGCTCCGGCGTGGCCCAGGCAGGGCCAGGGACCGCAGCCCGGCCGGGAGGGAGGGCGGGCGGGGGCAGAGGGTGAAGCCGTACCCCCGCCCCGCACAAACAAGCACCGCCGTCTGCAGCCCGAACCCGCACCCCGGCCGCCACCCCCGGCCGCCTCTTTCTGGCCGGGGAGCGCGCTTCAGCCGTTCCCCGCGCCGCCGCGGCGAGACGAGTCGGCTTCGCTACGGTGCTCGGTTCTCCCGCCGGCTCGGCGAGCggtggcggcggtggcggcggcggcggcggcactGGGAAAATGGCGGCCGAGCTCCTTTTCCCTCCCCCCCTTTAATCTGAAGCGGAGGGAGAATGGAGCGAGCGAGCAAGCGGGCGAGCGCCGGGGACACGgggaggagggacagcagcgCCTCCGCCGGCTGCGGCTGCGGCGGCGAAGGGCCGCTCCACCCCGGCGCGCCGCCAGGGGGCGCCCGCCACGCCGCCCCCGCGGGCCGCCAGGAGGCGCGGCCGCCGCCGCCTCAGTCATGGCTCCTAGCCGCGGCCGCTGTTTTTGTGCCTCCATCTGCGGAGGCCGCGGCAACCGGCCCCAGCTGCCCCGGACGTGCGGCGACGGCACGCAGCACTGCGGCAGACGGGAGCCGGCCCTCGCTGCAGCCAAGGTGAGGCTAACCTGAGGCACACTGACGCCGTCACATTCCCTCCGTGCTGGGGCCGGCGGTGCGGCGCGCCGGCTGTGAGGGGCAGGGCGGGTCGGCGTCGCGGTGCGAGAGGACTTGAGCGAGGAACTGTTTGCACTATGTAGTAAAGAGGCTAAGGCCGTCGGCGCCACTCTACTCCAGGGCTAACCGTGAACTGAACCGGGCAGAAAACGCCCTGACCAGTGCAGCGGCTTCCGCCACCCGCCCTTTGTCCTAGCAGCCAGCCTCCGTACACTGCAGCACGGCTGGGCACTAGCCACAGCACCACGCTCCGCAGCTACCAGAGTGGGTGGCGGGGGCCGGGGCGGGGGGGCGCACGTAGTTTTCGCGCAGGCGCGAGCCAGGGCCCGCGCCGGGCCAGCCCGGGAAGGTGCAGCCGGGAGCCAGAGTGGAGGTGATGGCCCCGCCAGCGCCGGGCCCGCTGGGAACTGTAGTTTTCGTCAACACGCGTCTTGTTTGGGGTGTCACGGCTTGGCAGATCCGCCAAAACAGGCAAATGGCATTACACAATGAGTATTTATGCTTCCTGCCGCCACCAAAAGGAAGTTCACTGCCATGCTAAAGTTTAACAAAGAACTCCATAGAAAAACACAAATCTCACAACAAAAAGCCAACTTCCCACCTTGTTACCAGAGTTGGTTTAAAGTGGTGGCACCTTATCATTTCTCATGACCAGTTTGTCACTACAGAATTTTATATCGTTCCCAAAATACGGCCTTAAAATAATGGAATCTTTCCTGGACTTAAAGAATTCAGAAACATTATGTAATACAAGGTGTCACACTTACACAAAATGTAATTCTACCATCCTTTAAAGAAAAAGCTGCCAAAAGATGAGTACAGTACCTTGAGATTTAAAAGAGTAATCTAGGAGTCATCAAAATTAGCTTAAATGACTGAATAAAAAAAATGGTGCAAATCATTAGGTCATCAAATTCGGCAGATAAGAAGGGTATGTATGCTCTACTACCAAAAAGGAAGACGCAAAATGCTTCACACTTTTTTGTGGCTTACCAGAACCAATATCCGGCATTATACGTCATTTCTGCTGATCAAAAAACACCCATTCGTTACAGAACGGTTTTAGTTTTCCCACAAAGTTACACTAACTTACCTACCCCTGCAAAATCTGCACCTAGGTTTCTGCGAGTTtccatttatactttttttttttcaagtttcagtTATTTATTAATCAGTGTAATCACCAATAGATTACATTAACATGATTTCATGCATTTAGAGAAGAAATATTTCCTGGTTCAGTGGAAAATTGTGCGGATGGCTTCTGGAAGACCTTCATTTTAAAGCAGCTTTACATTCCATTTAGAAATCTGGACGTTCTTTCTTCAGTTTGCTGTAATCCACATTCACTGAGTAGAACTTGTATTGATCATTGGGACCCAGTTTGTTCCAGGGCTCTGGGTTATTCTTTTTGTCCCAACAAACATCTGGATTGAACAATGCCAAACGCAAGAGATACAGGGCTGCTCCACCACCTCCAGCTCCAATAAATACAAAGAGGGGGATCAAGCTCGGATGCTTCTTGGCCTGACCTAAGATGAGGCGGAGCATGTTTGCGGCAGAGACCTCagattggaaagaagaaaatgagcccAGCCACCAGGCCCCGGACTAAGTAGTATCTTCCATTTATACTCTTAAAATCACACTTTTAAGCCATGGTTCTCAAGCATCAAAAGCAGGCAGTTTAGAGTCATAGGGTCAAATTACACAaataataaactaatatatgtatacatatttgtatacacATCCAAAAGAGGTCCTTAGTCTTGGATTTTTAATTTACGACCTTGGAGGAAAActttaattgactttttaaatgtacatacatacactattttttacataaatagtAATTCAACAAAATACAGCAGAAGGGTATTGGACCAATAGATGGCGAACTAGAGCCCCAATCTGAGGCTTCTGAAATCTCAATTAGCAGAATGAAAAACACCAAATAAGGCAAAGCCCTTTGCAGTGTGTACTTAAGTATTAAATTCAGAGACACCATAACAAAATAATCTTACTACTGctccaaatttttaaaactcaactgTCATGAACTGTCATTAATTAGGCAACCAAATAAAGTTATATGAAGTACATTTTTCCAATAGATTAGGAGAAAGatggaaaatgttcatttttaaaaccatgtatttggggaaaataaaaattccacatTCCCCTTTCTCTCATTGCTTAGTGCAAGAGTCAGGAGTTCACAGGGTTCATGGCACTTAGTCaacctgttttatattttatctaaaatcaCACATCTTTCTTCCTAGGCaccaatttttacttttcttttttttgacaggctcttgctctgtcacccaggctggagtgcagtggtgcaatcacaactcactgcagcctcccaggctcaagcaatcctcctacctcagcctcttgagtagctgctggcactacaggcatatgccaccatgcccagccttttttttttttttttttttggtagatagtctccctatgttgcccaggctggtcttgaactcctggactggagtactggcattacaggcatgagccactgcacaaaaATCTTACAAAGACAaatgaattttcttaaatttcccccccaaaaaagtggATGTCAAAAAGGCTGATTGAAAATGCCTcgacacaaaataaaacaaaaaaagatttaaggaaaAAGGCCTGGTGTagcagctcactcctgtaattccaggactttgggaggctaaggtgggaggatcacttgagctcagaagttggagactagcctgggcaacatagcgagaccctatctctacaaaaaattataaaattagccaggtgtggtagcatgtgcctgcagtcccagctactctagaggctaaggcaggtttgcttcagcctgggaggtcaaggctgcaataagccatgatcatgccactgtagttcagcctggatgagagagtgagacctcatctcaaaatgaaaagtgataaaaaaatgaaaagaccatCACATGTCAAATCACTCTTGGAATAGTCATGGTTGACTCTCCAATAGCCACTCTATTATTCTGCTTAGTTTTAACCCATTCTCTTTGCCAGTGACTGGTTAGGAATGGCCATGAGATGTGAGCAGAAGCCCCCAGACAGCCTCCAAAAGAGAACTTTTAGAAAAGATTCTTCCATCCTAAAGATGATGGAGGAAAAAACAGTCCCTCTTCCTCAGACAGTGACACCTCAAACTGCTACAGTCACCTTTGCAGCAAGACTGAAGATGCCACCAACTTCAAAGGGAATAGAGAGTTGTCAAGAAACTTGGTCCTTGGTGACAGCATTAAGCCACTGTATCAACAGTCTGACAATTTGCATGACTTCTGGATTTCCAGCCACATTAGAACAATGtaacaataaacatgtattaattGTTTAAGCCAATTTGAGTTAGGCTCCTTATACATGAAGTCAAAAAACAATGATTGAGTTCTTATGTTTTTTAGTATTTGTATATAACTTTATGATTATGGTATTATATATaacttattttatataatcttaTTTCTTCAGAAAAGACATTCCGTGGCCACAAATGGTGACtgacacctatagtcccagcactttaagaggccaaggtgagagtattgcttgagcccaggagtttgagaacagcctggacaaaatagcaagacctcatctcttcaaaaaataagcaataaaaaaatttagccaggtgtggtggcatacgcctataagtccaagctactcagaggctgaggcaggaggataacttgagcccaggaggtcaaggctgaattgagccatgatcacgccaccacactccaacccgAACAACAAAGCAACaacctctctcaaaaaaaggaaagaagaccgggcatggtggctcacacctgtaatcccagcactttgggaggctgaggcaggtggattacctgaggtcaggaattcaagaccagcctggccaatatggtgaaaccctgtctctactaaaaatacaaaaattagccaggtgtggtggtaggcgcctatagtcccagctaatggggaggctgaggcaggataatcacttgaaaccaggaggcagaggctgcagtgagctgagatcatgccactgcactccagcttgggcgatagagtgagactgtctccaaaaaacaagaaagagggagggagggagggagtgagggagggaaacagaaaggaaggaagggagggagagagggaaggaggggggagggatgaagggaagaaagaaaaggaaaagagagagaaacaaagaaggaaaggaaagaaggaaagtatTCCTTCTATACACAACTCTGTAGGTACAGATAGACATAGATATCCATCAGATATCCATCTTTGTCTATGTTCTCTCTACCTAGAAAATCAAGACCATCCCTTGTCACCACCATTCCTTATTCATTCCTCTCTCCAATCCACCTACAACTCATGTTATCCTCTTATATTCCACCACACCACTGTTATCATTTGCTAATTTCACTTAGCAATAAtgtaggctgggcaaggtggtgcacgcctgtaatctcagcactttggaaagctagggcgggcagatcacctgaggacaggaattcgagatcagcctggccaacatggcgaaaccctgtctctactaaaaatacaaaaatcagccaagcatggtagtgcatgcctgtagttccaactacttgggaggctgaggcacgagaatcacttgggcccagaaggcagaggttgcagtgagctaacaccactgcactccagcctaggtgacagagggagactgtctcaaaaaaagaaccaatAATGTACAGAGTTAGCACTACATTACCCCTGGTTAAATGCTCTCTGTAATTCCTCTGAGACTGTTTTCATATACCAGTCTTGCCACCTCAAGCTAGCCTGAAAGCCCTTGCAGGCAGGAACTGTGGTTGTCCTTATTTAAGATCTGTAACTCTCatctacaaataataaacatattccAAAAGGCACTAACTTCTCTACCACAGACCTTCTAAAAAAGCCAGAAATTCCTAAACAGAATATTCTCTCACAAATTCAGTACCGTGTATGTCCAAACTAATCTCAAAAGGACAATGAATACCTTTTTTTGCACTTAAAAAAGAACGAACTGTTATATATTAACTGAGGACAAGTCCTAAAGCCTAGGCCATTTGGTTTCAAAAGCACCAGGACCCCTTTTTTGTTACCTAGGACTtagcccagagcctggcacaagAGACACATCATAAGaagtgactgaataaatgaaaaaggttAGAGTGTTGTACTTAAGTGCACAGGACCCAGGGTTGCTCCAGATTTTAATCCTGCCTCCCTCACTTactctttgtgtttctttttttttttttcccgggAATCATAGAACTTGCATATTCAAGTTCTGTGGTAGTTTAGGGGCATCTGAGGTCACTTCCGAGTATTGGGTCTCTAAGGTTGTTAGATACATTACCATAGGGTCATTTAAATAATTGGTTCTTTAGAGTGCTTAGACTCCAAAGAATATCCTGAAATTATTCATTCAGGATATTTTATGCATTTGAGTTAGGATTGTTTAGGGTTCAAATGCCTTAAAAGTCTTATAGAGATTTTTAAGGTTTAGGTTCTATTTTGATTGCTTAGAGCTTTTTAAGGGTGATTTTTGTCACTTGGCACCATTTATATTCATGGGAAATTATTTAgcatttaaagttgtttttttttctcttttttttgagagaaggaatgaaaaaaaaatgagtaaaggagaggaagaaagagggagggtgaacagaaatattgctttattctgaaaaaaaatgggtattaataatggccaatcaatgtttcatttaaacctatgagtaggtgtgatgtggtattgacaagaatgtatattttgtgtatttgaagtggagagctctataaatatttattaagtttacttgttccggatctgagttcgaggttacccacaaaggcaagccaatcagacttacagcagatctctcagcagaaactctacaagtcagaagagagtgggggccaatattcaacatcctcaaagaacagaaccttcagcccagaatttcatatccagccaaactaagcttcacaactgaaggaaaaataaaatcttttatgaacaaacaagtactcagagattttattaccaccaggcctgctttacaagagcttctgaaagaagcattacacacagaaagaaacaaccagtattagcctttcgaaaaatataccaaaaagtaaagagcaccaacataaagaagaatttacatcaacgaatggataaaacagccagttaacatcaaatggcagtaaccctaaatttaaatcgactaaatcccgtaatcaaaagacacagccaaaacccaatggcatgttatatccagacctgtttcacatgcaaggatacacaaagactcaaaacaaagggatggagaaagatttaccaaccaaatggagagcaaaaataaataaataaataaataaataaaaagcaggagttgcaattctcgtatcagataaaatagattttaaagcaacaaagatatagtggtaaaaggatcaatgcaacaagagctaacgatcctaacacccagatacatagagacttagattcaatgagacagaaaattaataaggatatcaaggactcttTGTGTTTCTTTGGGCAAAGTACTTAATctgctctgtaaaatggagataataataccaCCTACCTCTTCTATTACTGTTATTAGTGAATGAAGCTATATACAGTTctaaactttaaatattaaaatctgaGTTAAGCAAAAATCAGCACCTCTTTCCTAACTCAAACTTCAAATGCCTATCTACTTAGAACTTggacctaatttttatttatttatttatttattttttgagacagagttttgcctttattgcccaggctagagtgcagtggtgcaattttggctcactgcaacctccactttctgagttcaaccgattctcctacctcagcctcctgagtagctcagattacagctgcccaccgccacgcctggctaaatttttttgcatttttagtagagatggagtttcaccatgttggccaagctggtctggaactcctgacctcatgatctgcccgcctcagcctcccaaagtgctgggattacaggcatgagccacatcgctggacttaatttaaaaaaaaaaaaaagcctgggtatggtgactcacacatgtaattccagcacatcaggaggccaaagagggtggctcacctgaggccaggagtctgagaccagcctgggtaacatagggaaacccagtctctactaaaaatacaaaaattaccccggcattgtggcacatgcctatagtcctaactacttgggaggctgaggcaggagaatcacttgaacccaggagatggagaatGTAGTGTGCCAAGATAggaccactacactccagcctgagtgacagagcgggactccatttcaaaaaaaacaaaatccctgtCTACAGATTCTGGCAAACAATGTTTTCATTCATGAACTTAGAtaaaactatacataaaaatactTTGAGCTCCCTAAAAACATTCTAATTCTGAAAAAGAGTATTTATAATCATAAATCAAATGCCacattaaatacttaaaatacatttaattcaacaaaaatCTAGTGAGTACCTATTAAGCTCAAGAATTTATTCTAAATATTGCAGAAATGAACACATCAACCTATTTGAAAaccattattaaaatgaaaaccattATGAAAGAAACATCTTTAAGCTGAAACTGAGGCATGTTCTCACATTAATATTTAACCGgctaaatattaaatagaaagcCAGAGTAAACTGAACCAAAGTTAAGAAATTTAAGTCAAAAAATTTGAGATGTAGAAGGAATATGTTCAGCCTCCACATTTTATTAGTGTGAAAATGAGGCCAACAGAAAGAAGCCAATTAAGAGACTGCCAAAGCCTCAAAGCTGGGATCAGGGTCTTTCAGGCTTCAATTCTCACTTTTCCCACTTCTAATTCAACAGTGCTACTCACTTGAACTGGACATGCAAACGTGAAAGAAATTAAACCTAAACAATACTACTTATTTCACAGTTTCACGGTATAAAGATTTGGCCAAATGCAAGTAGAAGAACATTCTCACAATGATTACAGTGACTACAAAGCTCGGAaatcaagatttttttcattaaatggaGGCCTTAACTGATTCAAAATATCATACAGTATTTTTATGTACTAAATCCAGTAGAAACAAACTTTCAATATGATTAAACAACTTAAGGTATCTGAAAGCATTTCATAAATGGCAAAGTATTACAAGAACGCATAGCACTCCATTTCAATCCAACCTAACAACATAATTTTCCTCCTCGTACTACTGATACAAACTCCAGGATTTACATAAAGATAGTATTTTACCATCTTACCCTAGAACCGATCCAATAACtcatacaaaagaaaaactaattctTAGGCAGCCTTATGATTTAACTGTGTTAGTAATGAAAACAATACTGTAATAGGTTAAACCTAAATGCACTAGTAAGtctagaaataatttattttaggatAAATTATTAGGATAATTCAGAAGACAGCATTAAAGCTCAACTGAATTCAATTATATCACTTAAACAAGTCAGGTTCTCTCAGGCcattagctattattaaaatCTAACACCCAAGATTGCTGGTCTTCTCCAACGTGGCGGATTTAATAGCAGCTACTAGTAGTGCTATTTTTAGTGCACTATTCTAGTGCAAGCAGTTTAACCAGGATTttgtatgaatattttaataaagttcctCAAGGAGTTCAcgtacacgtacacacacacacacatatatatatatatacaccctgATT
Encoded here:
- the LOC118153499 gene encoding uncharacterized protein LOC118153499 — protein: MGAVCKQPPGLGAEGQQRAGARGCGFGPGPPLSSPPAPGAALTFRAGGRGGGGGEGGGGERLLFLLFRALSRPSSAPAWPRQGQGPQPGREGGRAGAEGEAVPPPRTNKHRRLQPEPAPRPPPPAASFWPGSALQPFPAPPRRDESASLRCSVLPPARRAVAAVAAAAAALGKWRPSSFSLPPFNLKRRENGASEQAGERRGHGEEGQQRLRRLRLRRRRAAPPRRAARGRPPRRPRGPPGGAAAAASVMAPSRGRCFCASICGGRGNRPQLPRTCGDGTQHCGRREPALAAAKVRLT